From the bacterium genome, the window TAGGAGGAATCTACGAGTTCAGGAACGTTGATGATGAGACTATTGCGAGTGGTGTTTTCTGCAGTAGCTTCACAGCGAAAGTTCCCGATCGGTCATCCCGATTGCTCGTCTTTCTAGCGGCCGCAACAGGTCCTGTCGACTGTTTGGAAAACGGGGGAACCGGTGTCGCCACCACTGGAAGTGTGACCGGCACATTTCGACTAAAAGGTAGTACAAATGAACAAACCGTATATGAGCTTCCAAGATGGTTCGAATGGAACCGCGTGCCGCTGGACGTCCTTATCATTCCACCCAACCACGGCCAAATTGTAAACGACGATGGCGTGCTCTCCGGTGGAGATCCAAACGAGCTTGATCCGCTGACAAACTCTTATCTGCGAGCGATGGAAGACTCAATTAACGCCTGGAAGAATGGCATCCTTGCGTATGGGTCCAGCTGGCTTGCGATGGGACTACAGATCAACGTTTACGTTGTTGGCCGCGATAACATCCCGCAACAGGTGCTAGCTGAACCTGAGATTGTGATCACTACAGATGAGACAAAAGGGCCGATCCTTGGGTTTGCGTTCAGCAGCGATCCCTGCTGGGTCAACAATTCCAAACTGTTCGTTACTAGCATGACCTACGCCGATATGTACAACATCAATGGTCAGGAGGTTGGCCACTGTTTTGGGCTGCTGCATACGAGTGATCACAGGCCCGATCATGATGTGATGGATGGAACTTACGATGATACACCGGGGGCGTCTGGCACCCACTTGCACTGCGTGAGCAACCTCGACGTTTTTGGGCTCGAGCAGGTATTCGGGGCACTTTTTGGGAAGACAACCGAGGAGATTGTTAGCATCCGGCCGCAACAATACAAAACGATCGCTTGCTCTTACCAAAACCCCACCGGCGCATCGCAGTAGATGACACTTTTGCAATTTTGATCCGCTACGTGTCGGATTAGTTTTAAAGTACGCTTGATTGGCTGTAAGTCTGTAAAGCAATTCACGCTCGTCGGTAGAAATGCGATTTCAAAACATCATCTCGATCAACCGTACGTCCGGCAATTTACCATTGGTGTTGACCGCGTTTTACCTGGAAATGTTCCGTTTGGCGTCATTACATTCATCGTAGATGGGGAAACAATTTGGAAGATGTCGGGCAATCCGTTTATGAACCAGTTCCATTCGTTAATCCTTTATCAGGAGAGACAATCACCGTGCACAATCTAGTATCGGAAGAAGTTCAAAGAATTCTGATCAATCCAGCTGGAATCCACCGGCGTTATTGGATATCTTCAATGTATTCAATAGCGCCTATCCGCTCGCCATCAGGAGCATTTATGGATTTTACGGATTCGGTACTCCTGCAGCAGTCACTCTACCGCATCAAATACGTATAGGACTACGCTACAAGTTCTAATTTACGACCGGAAATCTTCCTTTTCCATACAATCGAGTTCCATACAATCGAGCCGATTTCTGCGAAGCCTGGGCGTGAAGCATTAGCTAACCGCAAAAAACGTGTGAGAGGGGTTGCTTTCCGGCAGGGGTCAAGATATAGTAGTAATCGTTACTAATACTAAGATGAGCCGGCAGAAAACACTGATCTACGAAATTGTTGCTTCAACGATGAGCCATCCGACTGCGGACTGGGTATATGAACAGGCTCGCAGGGAGATGCCGCGCATAAGTCTTGGAACGGTTTACCGGAATTTAAAGCAACTTACCGCGGAAGGAATGCTGCTGGAGATCAATACAACGCGCGGCGCATCACGGTATGATGCGAATCTGTCGAAGCATTCTCATTTACGCTGTACAAGGTGCAATCGTCTTGAAGACGTACCACAGCGAGAAATTGATTTCGTACCTAGATCCAGACTGCGGCGATACCAGATACTTGAATTTCGAATTGAGTTTCTTGGAATCTGTCCGGCTTGCAGCGCGATTAGTAACCAGTGAGCCAGGTTCGCAAAAAACCTGACAGGAAAGGAGAGTAGATATGGATAAAGATAAAAATTGCCCGGTAACGGGTGAAGGAAACAAACAAGAAATCATTAGAAAAATGTCGAACCGAGACTGGTGGCCCAATCAGCTGAACCTCAGTGTCCTGCACCAGAAATCGCCGCTGTCCGACCCCATGGGTAAGGGCTTCAATTACGCTGAAGAGTTCAAGAGTCTCGATCTGGCGGCCGTGAAGAAGGATCTGCACGCGTTGATGACCGACTCGCAGGATTGGTGGCCAGCGGACTTCGGTCACTATGGGGGCTTGATGATTCGTATGGCATGGCACGCCGCCGGCACATACCGCATCGGTGACGGCCGCGGCGGCGCCGGTTCCGGCCAGCAACGCTTCGCGCCCCTCAACAGTTGGCCCGACAACGGGAACCTCGACAAGGCGCGCCGGCTGCTTTGGCCGATCAAGCAGAAGTATGGCAAGAAAATCTCATGGGCCGACCTTATGATTCTTGCGGGCAACGTCGCACTGGAATCGATGGGATTCAAGACGTTCGGCTTCGCTGGCGGTCGTGCGGATGTTTGGGAGCCGGAAGAACTCAACTGGGGTTCTGAAAGCACGTGGCTGGATGAAAAACGCTACTCCGGTGACCGGGAACTGGCAAGTCCCTTCGCTGCTGTGCAGATGGGGCTGATCTATGTCAATCCGGAAGGCCCGAACCGCAACCCGGATCCGCTCGCAGCGGCCAGGGACATTCGCGAGACTTTCCGTCGCATGGCCATGAACGACGAAGAGACGGTTGCGCTCATCGCTGGTGGTCATACCTTCGGCAAAACCCACGGCGCCTGCCCTGCTTCTCATGTGGGGCCTGATCCCGAAGCGGCGAGCATCGAAGAGCAAGGGCTCGGTTGGAAGAGCAGCTACGCCACCGGCAAAGGCCGTGACACGATGACCAGCGGACTGGAGGTCACCTGGAGCACCACGCCAACGAAGTGGAGCAACAGCTACTTCGAGAACCTATTCAGCTACGACTGGGAACTGACGCAGAGCCCGGCCGGTGCACATCAGTGGCAACCGAAGGGTGGCGCAGGCGCCGGCACGATTCCGGATGCCTACGACCGGTCGAAGCGTCACGCGCCAACCATGCTGACCACTGACCTTTCCTTGAGATTTGACCCCGCCTACGAGAAAATTTCAAGGCGCTTTTACGAAAACCCGGATCAGTTTGCAGACGCATTCGCCCGCGCGTGGTACAAGCTAACGCACCGCGACATGGGTCCGCGCGCACGCTATCTCGGCCCGGAGGTTCCTGCCGAAGAGCTCATCTGGCAAGACCCCATCCCCGCGGTCGATCACAAGTTGATTGATGAGCGGGACATTGCCTCTCTCAAGCGCACGATCCTTGCCTCAGGTCTGTCCATCTCCGAACTGGTCTCGACCGCCTGGGCGGCGGCCTCCACCTTCCGCGGATCCGACAAGCGCGGCGGTGCGAACGGCGCACGAATTCGCATCGCGCCGCAGAAGGATTGGGAAGTCAACCAACCGTCCCAACTGAAGAAAGTGCTTCGGAGACTTGAGGGAATCCAAAAAGAATTCAACAGCGCGCAAAAAGACGCGAAGAAAGTTTCGCTCGCCGACTTGATTGTCCTGGGTGGATGCGCAGGTGTCGAGCAAGCTGCGAAGAATGCCGGTTCCAATGTGACCGTTCCCTTCACGCCGGGACGCATGGATGCGTCGCAGGAGCAAACCGACGTGGAGGCTTTCGCCGTACTTGAACCGCCTGCAGATGGGTTCCGTAACTACCTCAAAACCAAATACGCCGTACCGGCAGAGGAACTGCTGGTAGATAGAGCGCAACTGCTGACGCTGACCGCTCCAGAGATGACTGTTCTCATAGGCGGTATGCGCGTCTTGAATGCCAACTTCGGACAGTCCGAGCACGGCGTCTTCACTAAGCGGCCAGAGACGCTCACTAATGACTTCTTCGTGAATCTGCTCGATATGAGCACGACCTGGAAAGCAACCTCGGAAGACAATGACGTGTTCGAGGGTCGTGATCGCGCAACGGGCGAACTCAAGTGGACCGGCACTCGTGTCGACCTCATCTTCGGTTCGAACTCCCAACTCCGGGCTCTAGCGGAAGTCTACGGATGTAAGGACTCCCACGAGAAGTTCGTGCACGACTTTGTAGCAGTGTGGAACAAGGTGATGAACCTTGACCGTTTCGACCTCGCTTAGCATAAACGTCTTCGAGGGCTTCTGACAGGGCGGAAAAAACGGTTGGCGAAAAACCGGTTCCAGCGGACGGCGCACCGCCGCCGCTGAACCGGAACGTAGATGGGAGTTGCGATTTTTCATACCGCGAATCCAACTTCTGGAACAACCATTCCAGGATTTTCGAAGGCGAGAATTGCTTAAGCGCGATTGAAGAGCCTTATCGTTAATTGCTTTTACGTGGATCCAATCCGCTTCCATACAAGCCTTATACTCCACAAGAACCTGCAAACGCCGCGATTATGTTATCGTGACAGTATGAGTAATGGAGTAAAAGGCCCTGGTTCGGGTCAGAGTTCAACGCCGATAGCAGCTCCACACGTCACAGAGACAGACAAGGCGGATAGTCCGAAGCAAGCTGAAACCACTCAAAAGAAAGAAGAGCCACAAAAACCTCCACCACCATCCGGAAGAACCGCTGAAGGCTTGGCGCACGATCCCGCTGTCGCGATGCGGAAAGCTGCTTTATCCAAGTCAGCTGGCTTGACCAAACCGACGAAAGCTCAGCTAGAGGAAATCAGTAGCGCAATCAAAGATGGCAAGAAAGAAGAAGCGATCAGGCTTACGATCAAGTACTACAACATTGACACGTCCGGGGCGCAGGAAGTGAAGTATGTGGCTGGAAAGAAAGAGGAACACGCCGGCGCTGCGGACCACCAACACCACAAACAAATTGGAACTGGTACGCACAAAAGAGACGGAAAAATCAGCATCGAAATTGGTGATGAATCTTTTGAATTCAAGGGAGAGGCATCCCCTGAATGGCTGGCCGGAGCGATTTATCATGAGTCATTCCATGCGAAGAACCATTTCAAACCGGACAAGCCAGTGATCGTAAGGGAGCCTGCGAATTCCGGTGGTACACAGGAAGCAAAAATGAGCCAGCAAGAGTTAGCCGAGGAAATTCAGGCTTATCATAATGAGCAGAAGGCAGCCGGCAAACTTGGATTTAACGAAGAAATGCTTGCCGAAATCAATGATCGCCGGAATAAACTTTATGCGCAATTGACCCCCGAAAACAGGGAGATCCTTAGCCCGATTTTGAGGGGCACACAACAATGGCCACAATAAATTAGTGGTTTCAAAACGTGAAATGTGGAAATGTCCGGCTTTGCAATGTTGAGAAAGCGTCTGTCCTGAGATCGACAT encodes:
- a CDS encoding transcriptional repressor: MSRQKTLIYEIVASTMSHPTADWVYEQARREMPRISLGTVYRNLKQLTAEGMLLEINTTRGASRYDANLSKHSHLRCTRCNRLEDVPQREIDFVPRSRLRRYQILEFRIEFLGICPACSAISNQ
- the katG gene encoding catalase/peroxidase HPI, producing the protein MSNRDWWPNQLNLSVLHQKSPLSDPMGKGFNYAEEFKSLDLAAVKKDLHALMTDSQDWWPADFGHYGGLMIRMAWHAAGTYRIGDGRGGAGSGQQRFAPLNSWPDNGNLDKARRLLWPIKQKYGKKISWADLMILAGNVALESMGFKTFGFAGGRADVWEPEELNWGSESTWLDEKRYSGDRELASPFAAVQMGLIYVNPEGPNRNPDPLAAARDIRETFRRMAMNDEETVALIAGGHTFGKTHGACPASHVGPDPEAASIEEQGLGWKSSYATGKGRDTMTSGLEVTWSTTPTKWSNSYFENLFSYDWELTQSPAGAHQWQPKGGAGAGTIPDAYDRSKRHAPTMLTTDLSLRFDPAYEKISRRFYENPDQFADAFARAWYKLTHRDMGPRARYLGPEVPAEELIWQDPIPAVDHKLIDERDIASLKRTILASGLSISELVSTAWAAASTFRGSDKRGGANGARIRIAPQKDWEVNQPSQLKKVLRRLEGIQKEFNSAQKDAKKVSLADLIVLGGCAGVEQAAKNAGSNVTVPFTPGRMDASQEQTDVEAFAVLEPPADGFRNYLKTKYAVPAEELLVDRAQLLTLTAPEMTVLIGGMRVLNANFGQSEHGVFTKRPETLTNDFFVNLLDMSTTWKATSEDNDVFEGRDRATGELKWTGTRVDLIFGSNSQLRALAEVYGCKDSHEKFVHDFVAVWNKVMNLDRFDLA